One genomic region from Gopherus flavomarginatus isolate rGopFla2 chromosome 20, rGopFla2.mat.asm, whole genome shotgun sequence encodes:
- the LOC127038025 gene encoding ly6/PLAUR domain-containing protein 5-like — MGGPGAEHGVLVAALLTILASALLIPETVSLRCHSHSSVLLRDRGGKRLDSVITPNGTESCAPDHSACMEAAITLSAGGMSVTLIQRGCRAGHPKGGTEPLAVPSRFLHIQVDVHYCQSDQCNAMGLGLGSPSQGTAPAPSGPTQCYAGLSLSPQPHTLEQVTCDGDNARCYHGNGTLTAGKLVVPIFVWSCQAPSCAVPPSRHVGPLQLSQAGACCTGSYCNGQRALAQVSIHHKISSVPVSDNPLAYATARKDHKQPGRSHGTAPTEPRDPDDHTETDYPDRDVTSSYDRTETDYLDRDVNGYNSTELPNPRYKGDLPPSTRPRSHPTEPGKKIGYPKSTVRPAHKQPNPGAHGSQAPGLHLCPLLVVLGIACLGL; from the exons AtggggggccctggggcagaACACGGGGTGCTGGTAGCGGCACTGCTGACAATCCTGGCTTCTGCTCTGCTGATCCCAG AGACTGTCTCCCTGCGCTGTCACAGCCACAGCTCCGTCCTGCTCCGCGACCGGGGGGGTAAACGCCTCGACAGCGTCATCACCCCCAATGGCACCGAGTCCTGCGCCCCGGATCACAGCGCCTGCATGGAAGCTGCCATCACCCTCAGCGCAG GGGGCATGTCTGTGACTCTGATCcaaagggggtgcagagctggacaCCCCAAGGGAGGGACCGAACCCCTCGCTGTGCCCAGCAGATTCCTCCACATCCAAGTCGATGTCCACTACTGCCAGTCGGACCAGTGCAATGCCATGGGACTGGGGCTGGGGAGCCCCAGCCAGGGCACAG CTCCGGCCCCCAGCGGCCCCACCCAGTGCTACGCTGGCCTGagcctcagcccccagccccacactctgGAGCAGGTGACGTGTGACGGTGACAACGCCCGCTGTTACCACGGCAACGGCACCCTCACAGCAG GGAAGCTCGTGGTGCCCATCTTCGTGTGGAGCTGCCAGGCTCCATCCTGCGCCGTGCCCCCCAGCCGCCACGtcggccccctgcagctcagccAGGCCGGCGCCTGCTGCACCGGCAGCTACTGCAATGGGCAGAGAGCCCTGGCCCAGGTCTCCATCCACCACAAAATCTCCTCCGTTCCCGTCAGCGACAACCCCCTCGCCTACGCCACGGCCAGGAAAGACCACAAGCAGCCTGGGCGCAGCCACGGCACGGCGCCCACGGAGCCACGTGACCCAGACGACCACACGGAGACAGACTATCCGGACCGAGACGTCACCAGCTCCTACGACCGCACGGAGACAGACTATCTGGACCGAGACGTCAACGGCTACAACAGCACGGAGCTACCCAACCCCCGCTACAAGGGggacctgccccccagcacccgcccccgctcccaccccactgagcctggCAAGAAAATCGGCTACCCCAAATCCACCGTCCGCCCCGCCCACAAGCAACCCAATCCCGGGGCCCACGGCTCCCAGGCACCCGGCCTACACCTCTGCCCTCTGCTGGTGGTGCTGGGAATAGCCTGCctggggctgtga
- the PLAUR gene encoding urokinase plasminogen activator surface receptor, whose protein sequence is MESVWGCVLLGALLSQAAALRCYSCDGARSCQETEDCGEQQGRCRTTVLTMSTRSEVSKRIQKGCDVEGKPNNSISFLSHGQIVTLAEEQCATDLCNQGAPDALSTFLSTSSLHCLSCSSSDHSCSSPSLMGIRCQDPREQCVDITAISMPEEFPQDERRIKGCGQISQCQEPLGFHNQGSFYLLQCCNTSLCNNDAHDYEESPLPLNGVTCYSCEGNSSHGCAPENVTPVQCQGPMTHCLQAVGSHELTGPGTVLKGCATPAWCDAPYTSIYKRLAGVQAHCCHGNFCNSWIQAGALPPSRRSRAGHQLVAQPALLCGAALLAVLILLPSSS, encoded by the exons ATGGAGTCcgtgtggggctgcgtcctgctgggCGCGCTGCTGAGCCAAG CGGCCGCCCTGCGATGTTACTCTTGTGACGGGGCCCGGAGCTGCCAGGAGACGGAGGACTGTGGGGAGCAGCAGGGCCGGTGTCGCACGACTGTCCTCACCATGAGCACCC GCTCTGAGGTCTCCAAGCGGATCCAGAAGGGCTGCGACGTGGAGGGGAAGCCCAACAATTCTATCTCCTTCCTCTCCCACGGGCAGATTGTGACGCTGGCGGAGGAGCAGTGCGCTACCGACCTCTGCAACCAGGGGGCGCCAGACG ccctgagcacctTCCTCTCCACCTCCAGCCTGCATTgcctctcctgctcctcctccgaccactcctgctccagcccctccttgaTGGGGATCCGGTGCCAGGACCCCCGGGAGCAGTGCGTGGACATCACAGCCATCTCCATGCCAGAAG agtTTCCCCAGGACGAGCGGCGCATCAAAGGCTGCGGGCAGATCTCTCAGTGCCAGGAGCCCCTGGGCTTCCACAACCAGGGCAGCTTCTACCTGCTGCAATGCTGCAACACCAGCCTGTGCAATAACGACGCCCACG ATTATGAGGAATCCCCCCTGCCCCTGAACGGGGTCACCTGCTACTCCTGCGAAGGGAACTCCAGCCATGGTTGTGCCCCAGAAAACGTCACCCCGGTGCAGTGCCAGGGGCCCATGACCCACTGCCTGCAGGCTGTGGGGAGCCACG agCTGACGGGCCCGGGCACCGTGCTGAAGGGCTGCGCCACCCCGGCCTGGTGCGATGCCCCCTACACCTCCATCTACAAGCGCCTGGCCGGGGTCCAGGCCCACTGCTGCCATGGCAACTTCTGCAACAGCTGGATCCAGGCGGGTGCCCTCCCCCCATCCAGGAGGAGCCGGGCCGGCCACCAGCTCgtggcccagccagccctgctctgcggCGCTGCCCTCCTGGCTGTGCTCATCCTGCTGCCCAGCAGCTCCTAA